From Primulina huaijiensis isolate GDHJ02 chromosome 15, ASM1229523v2, whole genome shotgun sequence, one genomic window encodes:
- the LOC140958500 gene encoding 3-ketoacyl-CoA synthase 6-like, translated as MPQIVPNFSGSVRLKYVKLGYRYLVNHILTFLLIPIMLGVLIEILRLGPDELLNIWKSLHFNLIQVLCSSFLIIFIATVYFMSKPRSIYLVDYACYKPPINFRVPFSTFMEHSRLILKDNPKSVDFQMRILERSGLGEETCLPPATHYIPPTPTMESARGEAEIVIFSAIDDLMQKTGIKPKDIDVLIVNCSLFSPTPSLSAMIVNKYKMRSNIKSYNLSGMGCSAGLISIDLARDLLQVHPNSYALVISTEIITPNYYQGSERAMLLPNCLFRMGSAVILLSNKSRDSRRAKYKLVHVVRTHKGYDDKAYKCVFEQEDPQGKVGINLSKDLMVIAGEALKSNITTIGPLVLPASEQLLFLITLIGRKIFNPKWKPYIPDFKQAFDHFCIHAGGRAVIDELQKNLQLSAEHVEASRMTLHRFGNTSSSSLWYEMSYIEAKGRMKKGDRVWQIAFGSGFKCNSAVWKCNRTIKTPTDGPWKNCIDRYPVHIPEIVKL; from the coding sequence ATGCCGCAAATTGTGCCAAATTTCTCCGGTTCCGTCAGGCTCAAGTACGTGAAACTGGGCTACAGGTACCTAGTCAATCACATTCTCACCTTTTTGCTTATCCCAATCATGCTTGGAGTCCTCATCGAAATACTCCGTTTGGGCCCCGATGAGCTGCTGAACATTTGGAAATCCCTCCACTTTAATCTCATCCAAGTCCTGTGTTCTTCGTTCTTGATCATTTTTATCGCCACTGTTTACTTCATGTCGAAGCCCAGATCGATTTACTTGGTTGATTACGCCTGTTACAAGCCTCCGATCAATTTCCGGGTTCCCTTCTCCACGTTCATGGAGCATTCCAGGTTGATTCTCAAAGATAATCCGAAAAGTGTCGATTTCCAGATGCGGATTCTTGAGAGATCAGGCCTTGGTGAAGAAACCTGTCTACCGCCTGCTACACACTACATCCCGCCGACGCCGACGATGGAATCTGCTAGAGGAGAAGCCGAGATAGTTATCTTCTCCGCCATAGATGATCTGATGCAGAAAACAGGGATAAAGCCGAAGGATATTGATGTTCTGATAGTAAATTGCAGCCTGTTTTCGCCTACACCGTCCCTATCCGCCATGATTGTGAATAAATACAAGATGAGAAGCAATATCAAGAGCTACAATCTTTCTGGAATGGGGTGCAGCGCTGGATTGATCTCCATTGATTTGGCCAGGGACTTGCTCCAGGTTCATCCGAATTCCTACGCTTTAGTGATCAGCACGGAAATAATCACCCCGAATTACTACCAAGGTTCCGAACGAGCCATGCTCCTCCCGAATTGCCTCTTCCGGATGGGCTCCGCCGTCATCCTCCTCTCTAACAAAAGCCGAGACAGCCGACGTGCCAAGTACAAACTCGTGCACGTTGTTCGGACCCACAAAGGGTACGACGACAAGGCCTACAAATGCGTGTTCGAGCAGGAGGATCCACAGGGAAAAGTGGGTATAAATCTGTCAAAAGATTTGATGGTCATCGCCGGAGAAGCCCTGAAATCGAACATAACCACCATCGGTCCACTAGTCCTCCCAGCTTCCGAACAACTACTCTTCCTCATCACCCTGATCGGCCGGAAAATCTTCAACCCCAAATGGAAACCCTACATTCCAGACTTCAAACAAGCTTTCGATCATTTCTGCATACACGCTGGCGGGCGGGCGGTTATCGACGAGCTTCAGAAGAACCTCCAGCTGTCGGCTGAGCACGTGGAGGCTTCAAGAATGACCCTACACAGATTCGGGaacacttcttcttcttcactcTGGTACGAAATGAGTTACATCGAAGCTAAAGGGAGGATGAAGAAGGGCGACAGGGTGTGGCAGATTGCATTCGGGAGTGGATTCAAGTGTAACAGCGCCGTCTGGAAATGTAACCGGACCATCAAAACCCCAACAGACGGGCCCTGGAAAAATTGCATCGACAGGTATCCCGTGCATATTCCAGAAATCGTGAAGCTCTGA